DNA from Actinoplanes sp. SE50/110:
GCGGCGGCCGGTCAGGTCGTCGTGATGATGGTACGGGGGTTCCATCGTGGCTTTCTGGACGCTTCGTCGTGCGCTTTCGCCGATCGCCCGTCCCCATGGCGTGAACGGCCGGTAGCCGGCGCCATCCCACCATCGTCGCGTCGCCGACGGGCGGCGCTCTTTGTCCTGCTCTTCGGCTCGATCGGGAAATGAGTCTCGTGAAATCTTCCATGCAACGACGCCGCCTGCGGTGGATCGTAGGTCTGGCGGCCGGCTTGGCCGTCGCCGTGGCGGTGCCGGGTGGCGCCGCGGTGGCGGCGCCGCGGGTGCAGGCGCCGGTGGTGCAGCCGCACGCGCTGACCGTCCAGGAGGCGCTGCAGCAACTCCTCGGCGCGGACACCAAGGCGCCGGCCGACACACCGATCGACGACGCCGACCTGGATCGGATGCTGACCCAGGATCTGGCCGACTACGACGCGGATCCGGCGGTGCGGGCCGCTGCCACGGCGGTGCTGGCCACCAACGATCCGGCGCAGATCAAGGACTTTCTGGACAACGGGCTGCCGGTCTACCGCAAGGCCGATCAGCAGCGCCAGAAGGACCAGGCGGACCACAACCGGGTCCAGGTCCAGGAGTGGGCCGTCTCCGGCAGCCCGACCGTGCGGCAGCGGGCGCAGGCCGCTCTGGACTCCAACGACAACGCGAAGATCGCCGCGTTCGTGGCGACCGGGCATGACGCCGCCGATCTGGCGGACAAGCAGGATGCGCTGAACGCGGCGCAGCAGGCCAAGCTGATCCAGGGCCGGGTCGAGCAAATGGTCGCCAACGGTGGCTACGAGGTGCAGAAGCTCGGCCAGGCCGCGCTGGACAGTGAGGACCCGGTGGTCATCGCCGAGTTCTACAACACCGGGTACGCGGCGGCCAGCAAGCAGGACGCGGACGCGCAGCAGCAGATCACCGACGCGCTCGCGGCCCGGTCCAAGGCGGTCGCCGACCTGACCGATCTGGCCCAGCGGGCCGCCCAGGCCGCGGACGCGCAGAAGAAGATCATCCAGGCGAGTGTCGCCGCGACGCAGGCATTGACCTCGGCGTCGAACGCGATGGGTCTGGCGAACAAGGAGGCCAAGCAGGCCGACTCGATCTACGCCGCGGACATCCCGCTGCGCAACGCCGGCAAGGCGACGCACACCACGGACGTGATGAACCTGCGGATGCAGGCGTGTCAGGACGCCGTCACCGCCCAGGGATACGCCGACCAGGTGACCGGGCAGTCCGGGGTCGCGGCGACCGCGGCGCAGACACTGGACAAGACCGGTCTGTCGCACAACATCGCGTGGGCCGACGTGATCCAGGCGCAGGCCGATGCGGGCACCTCGGCCGCGGGGGCCGCGATGACCGCCTGCCAGGCGGCGACCGCGACCGAGGGCGCGAGTCGCACGCTGGACGCGGATCACGCCGCGACCGTGGATGCCAACAACGCGGTCAAGTATCGGCAGGCCGCGGAGCGGGAGCAGGCGTCGGCGGAGAAGCTGGCCGACCGGGCGGAGAAGCTGGCCGCGGCCGCGCAGGCCGCCGCCACCGACGCGCACAACCAGCGGGTCCGGGCCGAGAACGACGCGGACAGCGCGCAGGGGCACGCCGACAACGCCGCCGCCGACTACCAGGCCGCCAAGCAGCAGCAGGCCAAGGCGCGGGCGGCGGCGAGTGCGGCGATCAGCCAGTCGATCACCGCGTACCAGGCGGCCGGCCGGGCGATCGATCAGCAGAACATCGTGATCGGCAAGGCCGGTGAGGCCAAGACCAAGCAGGAGGACGCGCTGGCCGCGGGCGCCGCGTTCGCCGGCAAGGCGCAGCGGGCCAAGACGCTGATCGAGAAGGCCAAGGCCGACGATCAGAACACCAGCTCCAAGGAGTTCGCGGCGCAGGCCGCCGAGGCACACCTGCTGTCCGCGGAGATGGCCTGCAAGTATCCGGACAACCCGTCCGGGAACGGTTGCCCGGGCACCGCGGAGATGCAGCGGCTGCGCAATGACGCCGCGTCCCTGAGGGCGATCGCCAACGCCGCCAAGAACGCCTCCGACCAGTCGAAGAGGGACGCGAACGCGGCGTCGGACGCGTCCTCGGCCGCTGCCGCTGACGCCCGCCAGGCCGCCGCGGCTGCCGCTGCCGCGGCCGCGGATGCGCGTGCCGCCGAGCACCAGGCCGCGCTGGCCCGGCAGGACGCCGCGGACGCCAAGACCGCGGCGGTCAAGGCGATCAAGGACGCGAACGCGGCCAACGCCGACGCCCGCGCGGCGGTGCAGGCCGCCCGCACCTCGATCAACAAGGCGACCGCCGCGCGCGCCGACGCGGACATGACCGCGCAGGCGGCGCAGGACGCGGTCCGGCAGTCGGCGGTCGCGTCGTTCTGGTCGCGGATCTCCGGCCGGGCGGCGATCGATGCGCGGATCACCGCGGCCGGGATCGCCGACCCGGCCGCTTCGGCGATCGATGTGGCTTCGGGCTACGCGGCGACCGACAGCGACGCCGCGATGGCGGTCGACATCGCGAACAATGCGCTGCAGATCGCCGACTCGCAGGCCACCGCCGCGCAGCAGCACGCCGACGACGCCGCCGCGGCGGCCGCGCACGCGCAGCAGATGGCGGACCTGGCCGTGGCACAGGTCAAGCCGGCGTATGTGGCGGCGCAGAAGGCGGCCGAGGCGGCCAACCGCGCGGTCCAGGCCGCCAACACCGCGATCCAGGCCGCGAAGAGCGCAGCCAAGGAGGCACAGGGCGCCGTCGACGCGGCCAAGGACGCAGCGGAGGCGGCCAGGGACGCGGGTAATTCGGCCCAGGACGCCGCGATCGCGGCGGCGCAGGCCGGCAGCGACTCGGGGACGGCGCAGCAGGCGGCGAACAACGCCAGCGGTTACGCGAGCAAGGCGCAGCAGGCGGCGACCAACGCGAACGTGTTGTCCGGGAAGATCTCGGACGTCAGCACGAACATCACCAACCTGTCGAACAGCATCTGGGGCATCGCGCAGGCGATGTCGGGGATCGCCAAGGATCTGAAGAACGCCGCCTGGGCGAAGTACAACGCGGAGCAGGCGGCCGCCGAGGCCAAGGTCAACGACTGGATCGACGACAAGGCCAATTGGCTCAACGACCACGTCTTCGGTGGTTCCCAGATCGGCAAGGGCATCACCGACAGCGCGGCCGGGATGGCCAAGGGCCTGCTGGTGACCAGTAGTTGCGTCGGTGGCACGTTCCTGGGCAGCGACAACGCGGCCGGTGACGAGTGGAGCGTCCCGGACGTCAGCTACCTGCCGAAATCGGACAAGGCCTGCAACGCCCTGGTCAAGGGGATCAAGGATCTCATCCTCCACCCCTGGGAACTGCTGCACTGGAGCGATTGGAAGGAGAAGGGCTGGCAGTACACCCTCGGTGAGGTCATCTTCGACGTTGTCACCATCGGCGGCACCGACGGCCTCGGCATCTTCGCGAAGCTGGGTGAGTCCGGCGCGATCCAGACCGCGAAAGCGGCGATCAAGGACATCGCCAAGATGTCCGCCAAGGATCTGCTCGCCGGCGCCGCCAAGTTCACGGTCGACAACCTGAGCAACGCGATCAAGGCGCTCGGCACGGTCGACGTCGCCCGTCTGCTCGAACTGTCCGGGAAGATCGGCGCCAAGCTCACCTTCTCTCCGGAGGAGCTGGCCGCGCTGTCCAAGGCCGCGGTCACCAAGGGCATGGACGCGATCGAGGACACCCTGCGGAAGCTGGGCAGCACACCCGTCCTGCAGGGTCTGAAGGACCTCGTCGAGCGGTGCTTCACCCCGCACAGCTTCACCGCCGACACCCGGGTCGTGCTCGCGGACGGCTCCACCAGGCGGATCGCGGACATCGCGGTCGGCGACCGGGTCCTCGCCGTCGATCCGATCACGTACGTC
Protein-coding regions in this window:
- a CDS encoding polymorphic toxin-type HINT domain-containing protein; this encodes MQRRRLRWIVGLAAGLAVAVAVPGGAAVAAPRVQAPVVQPHALTVQEALQQLLGADTKAPADTPIDDADLDRMLTQDLADYDADPAVRAAATAVLATNDPAQIKDFLDNGLPVYRKADQQRQKDQADHNRVQVQEWAVSGSPTVRQRAQAALDSNDNAKIAAFVATGHDAADLADKQDALNAAQQAKLIQGRVEQMVANGGYEVQKLGQAALDSEDPVVIAEFYNTGYAAASKQDADAQQQITDALAARSKAVADLTDLAQRAAQAADAQKKIIQASVAATQALTSASNAMGLANKEAKQADSIYAADIPLRNAGKATHTTDVMNLRMQACQDAVTAQGYADQVTGQSGVAATAAQTLDKTGLSHNIAWADVIQAQADAGTSAAGAAMTACQAATATEGASRTLDADHAATVDANNAVKYRQAAEREQASAEKLADRAEKLAAAAQAAATDAHNQRVRAENDADSAQGHADNAAADYQAAKQQQAKARAAASAAISQSITAYQAAGRAIDQQNIVIGKAGEAKTKQEDALAAGAAFAGKAQRAKTLIEKAKADDQNTSSKEFAAQAAEAHLLSAEMACKYPDNPSGNGCPGTAEMQRLRNDAASLRAIANAAKNASDQSKRDANAASDASSAAAADARQAAAAAAAAAADARAAEHQAALARQDAADAKTAAVKAIKDANAANADARAAVQAARTSINKATAARADADMTAQAAQDAVRQSAVASFWSRISGRAAIDARITAAGIADPAASAIDVASGYAATDSDAAMAVDIANNALQIADSQATAAQQHADDAAAAAAHAQQMADLAVAQVKPAYVAAQKAAEAANRAVQAANTAIQAAKSAAKEAQGAVDAAKDAAEAARDAGNSAQDAAIAAAQAGSDSGTAQQAANNASGYASKAQQAATNANVLSGKISDVSTNITNLSNSIWGIAQAMSGIAKDLKNAAWAKYNAEQAAAEAKVNDWIDDKANWLNDHVFGGSQIGKGITDSAAGMAKGLLVTSSCVGGTFLGSDNAAGDEWSVPDVSYLPKSDKACNALVKGIKDLILHPWELLHWSDWKEKGWQYTLGEVIFDVVTIGGTDGLGIFAKLGESGAIQTAKAAIKDIAKMSAKDLLAGAAKFTVDNLSNAIKALGTVDVARLLELSGKIGAKLTFSPEELAALSKAAVTKGMDAIEDTLRKLGSTPVLQGLKDLVERCFTPHSFTADTRVVLADGSTRRIADIAVGDRVLAVDPITYVRRAEPVTALHRDIDTTLADVKVRDRAGRISVIHTTPGHVFWDQSNLRWVEAARLASGTLLASADAQRVTVVDVQTFGGSQPMYDLTVAAIHSFMVVAGRSAVLVHNEQTARAPKPDVDHDYLKTMVRYLYKSLDLAPELNITIYGDGTTMAALMNEWKTGEATNGSEHLTKIRDVQNGLTKFLNTEGYWKKPKKGEKKVWIDFTTRTSKDIAVATDLLKAVNDSLANSYVDFSDYKALLGC